Proteins encoded within one genomic window of Microbacterium sp. zg-B185:
- a CDS encoding trypsin-like peptidase domain-containing protein produces the protein MNEDDALDAYSAAVVRIAETLLPSVAAVTVRTARGEGAGSASVISTDSHLLTSAHVVAGADRAEVAFADGTVLSARVVGSDPLSDLAVLRADGDVPPPVPWGDASTLRVGQLVVALGNPLGLAGSVTAGIVSALGRSLPTRSGRVVDEVIQTDASLNPGNSGGVLADSRGRMVGVSTAVAGIGLGLAVPINTTTREIIDALIARGRVRRAWLGVAGAEITLSPELAARVGSRTGMQVASVVAGSPAAAAGARRGDIVISVGGIPVTSATGIQRLMVEHAIGRRIEMTVWRNGALVDIVVEPEELRVS, from the coding sequence ATGAACGAGGACGACGCGCTGGATGCCTACTCCGCCGCGGTGGTGCGCATCGCCGAGACGCTGCTGCCCTCCGTCGCGGCCGTCACGGTGCGCACCGCACGCGGGGAGGGCGCCGGCAGCGCCTCGGTGATCTCGACGGACTCGCATCTGCTGACCAGCGCGCACGTGGTCGCCGGCGCGGACCGCGCCGAGGTCGCGTTCGCGGACGGAACGGTGCTGTCCGCACGCGTCGTGGGCAGCGACCCGCTGTCCGACCTCGCCGTACTCCGCGCGGACGGCGATGTCCCGCCTCCGGTCCCGTGGGGTGACGCGTCGACACTTCGAGTGGGACAGCTCGTCGTGGCGCTCGGCAACCCGCTCGGCCTTGCCGGCAGTGTCACCGCGGGGATCGTCTCGGCACTCGGACGCTCGCTGCCGACCCGATCAGGGCGGGTGGTGGACGAGGTGATCCAGACCGATGCCTCGCTCAATCCCGGCAACAGCGGGGGCGTCCTGGCCGACAGCCGCGGGCGCATGGTCGGCGTCAGCACGGCGGTCGCCGGGATCGGCCTGGGGCTGGCCGTGCCCATCAACACCACCACGCGGGAGATCATCGACGCGCTCATCGCGCGCGGACGGGTCCGGCGCGCGTGGCTGGGTGTTGCCGGAGCGGAGATCACACTCAGTCCCGAGCTTGCCGCCCGCGTCGGCTCCCGCACCGGCATGCAGGTCGCCTCCGTCGTGGCGGGCAGTCCCGCTGCGGCGGCCGGGGCGCGACGCGGAGACATCGTCATCTCCGTCGGCGGCATTCCCGTCACGAGCGCGACCGGCATCCAGCGGCTCATGGTGGAGCACGCGATCGGTCGCCGCATCGAGATGACCGTCTGGCGCAACGGCGCCCTGGTCGACATCGTGGTGGAGCCGGAGGAGCTCCGCGTCTCCTGA